DNA from Tachypleus tridentatus isolate NWPU-2018 chromosome 8, ASM421037v1, whole genome shotgun sequence:
GATCCTTTCTGGGATTATCGGAATACTGCATGAAATTCATCCAAACTATGCTGAAGTTGTTGCACCATTTATTAACTTGACCAAAAAAAGCCTATCCAATAAAGttaaatggaaatatatatatgtcattcTAGAAGTTAAAGAACATGATGGAAAGTTTATTAATACTTAGAATGCCAGGCTTCAATAAACCAATCCTCATTCAAGTTGATGCTTTAGACATTGAAATTAAAGTTGTATTCTTACAAGAACGTGAAAACTACTGTTTCTGGAAATGTATATAAGTAAAAAGCTAGTAGTGAGACAGACTATTCCGTAATTGAATGAAATTGTCTAGCTATCATATTTGCCTACTGTAAATTCCAAAACTACCTATACGGGCAGAAATTAATCATCCAGATGGCCCATTAACCATTTACATACATCCAACGGCACAAAATTAAGAGTATGAGAATTATGATGTGTGCAATGTGCCACCAGAACACTATAAGTTCTCTACTAAATCCATCAAGGGGTCGGTAGAAGTTGGTGTAGGCTGTATAAATAGACTTCTTGTTTGAActgtaaacagtatttatatatatgtatagtaaaaAAATAAGGTGCTAATTGTTGATTATACAGAATTATTTAGTGTAAGAGTTGATTAATTAACTTAGTGTTCTAACATTTAATGACTATTTAGTTTTTCAAACAGGAGTATTAAAAGTAATTCTAAAAGCAAAAGCTATGGAAATTTCTTTAGGTAATtctgtaagaacaatatgttGTATTTGTAGCTGAACTGTTATAATTTGATGCCACTTTTCTCAAACCTTCTACATTTTTCTCGTTGCTCttgtgcaaacaaacaaacagaaaagaaataagtaaatacgagtcccccagtgacacagcagtttGTCTCGTAACTAACACCActaaaaaaccaggtttcgatatctgtggtgagcagaacacagatagcactttatgtagctttgtgcttaataccaaacaacaacattattaaaatatcatttgtcAAAgttttggatttgctgttttcaacgtagtccttccttttaattttgttttgattgactGTTGGAgtaataattttctatacataTAAGTAGGTGATCAAGTAAGTGCAGATTAAGTTCAGTCAAAAAAGGTTAAGTTAGTGAAAATGAAGTTAAAGTTCAGCCATAATAGGGAATATTTAAATAGAGTTTCACAGTCTGAAAAAGAAATCTAGAATATTTTTTCTCGTCAAAGAGTGTTTTTTAAGTAATTAATCACCTGTGtaaacttttgacaagaaaagaggTTTAATTAGAGTTTTGGATGAATTTATGATAACCAGTAGTATGACAAATGTGACTtgtttctaatatattattttaacacaaatggAATGTGTTCTGTTCATTTATTGTTGgcatttatcaccaacaagtcataAATACTTAGTGTAAAGAACACGACCCTATAAAACCTACACATACACTAAATATCAGCATGTTCTTTTATCCTTTACTTCTTTAGGAAGATGTCCAGACATCTTATGTAGCATGTTTGCAGAGCATATCCAAATAACCATCTTCTTTCCATATTCACACTCCTTGAGTAACACTTCTGCAAACAATCAAGGCAGTTAAATCTGTGATCTTGGTTGAATTATAAAAAGTAGCATGAGTGAAAGCCCAACTAAAACCAAACTCTATATGATGAGGTGACTTTTCCTGGTCGTATTTTGTGTAAATTTCGATTCATGCGCATCAAGAAGTTAATTTATGTGCATTGTTGTGGCTGTTGCTGATTATTTCTGCTACTGGTAGTGGTGGGTCATCTTTCTCTTGACGTTTGAGCAAAATTCAATAACAAATCACTCTCTTCCCTTGGCTATAGCTGTTCCAGTAGCATTAAAATGCATAATTACTTTCTTATTAGCAATTTTATCTACAAGTATTGTTAAATGTTCCTTTCCACATATACAGATGAACTCCAAGTAAGAACGTAGATAGATACTATATGTAACCTATTATTACACAAGGAATATCACTCAAATCCTCATACATTTCCTTCGACAGTGCAACATCGAGAACGACACCGTTGTGTAATCTTTCCAGTACATTGTTCTCTGAGAAAAGATTTTCAGTTACATTATTTGTCTAAAATCTTCAAATATCCCCAGCCTCAGGAAAAGCTTACAAAGTATGCTGAAACTCTGGTAATATGCATTTGAGAGATCAATATGACTGATTTCAGCTGCTAGCCTACGATCCATCCCTCTTAATGATCTGGTTTTTGGTGAGCGCTATCTCATGCCTCAAAACAGTATATGTACTCACCGTTGATACCTTGAATTTCACTGCTCTGGCTCTACCTTACTTTTCAAAACATAGTGGTCAAATTCAGAAAACATACAAACTTCTTCCACAATAAACAGAGATTTTTTCGGGTATTTTCCTGCTCAGTGTTAATTTCAATTGAGGGAAAAAAGCAACTAGGATTTCTGTATCAATGTTTTACATAAACAGCTTAATTACCTCCTAATTTTGTATTCCTTCCTTTGTCAACCTTTGTTGTGTAACTTTTCcgcttttgaaaaataattttctataaacatttttacattagaAAATGAATATGTAGATGGTACCTCACTATCATCAACGTTTTCACTATTTAAGCCTTTTACTTACATGTCACTAACTTCACCATTGTTTTCTAGTCATATAACATACTCcattttgttctgtttcaaaTTCAGTGGGTGTATTTTCTAGCATTATTTAATAAGAACATCAACGTTCATACAGACTGATTTGGTGTTTGACAATGGTTGTGCAGTAGCTTGATAGGATTAAATCTCAGGAACCAACCtaaataagtttgaaaaattaagagaaaacaatttatttcttcttcttgaaGAACCCTATTATGTTGCCAGCGCAAATTAAATACAGTCATTTTTAAACAATCGTGATCAATTAACAGCCATTTTTTAAACAATCGTGATCAGTTAAAACTGCCTCCCAgtaactcagcggtatgtctgcggacttacaacgctaaaaaccaggtttctatacccgtggtagacagagcacagatagcccattgtgtagctttgtgcttaattaaaaaaaaaaaacagttaaaactaattTAGCTGaacgttttttcttttatttcagcaGAGTAGGATATTACGttagtcccggcatggccaggtggttaaggtactctactCGTAAGTCcagggttacaggttcgaatccctgtcacataaAACATGTCACCCTTTCAGCTTTtgaggaagttataatgtgactgtcaacatcactattcattgctaaaagagtaccccaagagtttgcggtgggtggtttTAATAGCCGTCAaataggttgtttgtttgtttgttttaattggcccggcatggccaagctcgtaaggcacgcgactcgtaatccgagggtcgcgggttcgcgcccgcgtcgcaacaaacatgctcgccctcccagtcgtgggggcgttattatgttacggtcaatcccactattcgttggcataagagtagcccaagagttggcggtgggtggtgatgactagctgccttccctctagtcttacactgctaaattagggacggctagcacagatagccctcgagtagctttgtgcgaaatcccaaaacaaacaaactagcagAAGTATTCAGAAACTGTTGCATTTAGTATCCTGATACACGTGGAGACCTGCCATATGAAACACAAATAGTATGCCTATCCTATGCAACCCTAAAGTAAAAAACGAATTGTTATAGATACAACGCTGCTTTTGAGAACTTACTCATTCCTTATTGTATGGTAGTTTCACAAAACTTGACAACCTTGAGTagacaaagctactcaagggctatctgtgctaaccgtcccttatttagcagtgtaagattagagggaaggcagctagtcatcaccacccaccgccaactcttgggctactattttaccaatgaatagtgggattgaccgtcacattatgacgcccccaaggctgaaagggcaagcatgtttggcgcgacggggatgcgaacccgcgaccctggacttacgagtcgagtaccttaaccacctggccatgccaggcccgtcgAATAGACTGACATTAAACATTGACTATActtttctaaagaaataaaattgcaACTTATCATGTTCCAACAGGATTTCTTTCTACTAAACCGCGGAATATATTTGCATATGAATGGATTCAGATTGAGATTACAGAAGACTAAAGTTGCAAGGATATgacaaaccaaaaataaactgGTTCTTTGTTCATGTTCCCTCGTGGAGgagctgaaaagaaaaaaaccgTTCGTACTTTTTATTCTAACAACCTTAGATCTACctttaattgttttaacataattaaattgtacaatgtaatgaaatgaaataaacatttaaactttattcGGCACTATATAAGACCCATGCGTTATGATTGacacattatttaatattctttgaTGCATTCACTCGTAAGACCTTAGAATTGCCTTCACTAATATCCAGACTTCTAGTAAGattgtttacataatttttcaGAAGACTTATTCTAATTTCATTCACAGAAgacttttaatttaattattgtttctttttattgcaCACCTGAACAACTATCTCTGAATTTCCTAGTTTTGGGATCGAATACGAAATTTCATAATTGTAACATCTGGTCtactttctatatttattaatctTGCATGAtacaagtattaaaaaataaattatggctaaataaaaaaaagatatgtgGGGCTGACTACtgaacttaaaataaaaagaaaccaaacaagataggGATGGAAGTGGAGATATAACTTCATCCTGCTAATTATCACATAACAAACTAAGCCGTTTCGGCTTTACATGGAGTATTATATCCTTATATTACTGGCttccttattttttttatctaaagcATGGTCTTTGAATACGATTATTATACCTTTCCTTTAGTTAACTTTGGAAtactacttttataaatatttttacaatataccAACATTTTACGATAGTAACTACATGATAGCACTGTAACTCTTTTGACATAAAAACCTAATAAAGTGTAAATTGAGGTAAATACGTCTAATTTGTTCCccaataaacaacaataacaatcaaAATGACGTCTATACTTTAACTTATAAAACTTAACAAACCAAGAAAAAAgtcctgaaaataaaaacagtatgaaacattaaaattacaaaattatctaAACAAAATAATTCTGGGTTAACAAACTACTTGAAAATTTCTAAATCACTTTATACCATAATTCACGAACCTTCACAGTTCACACCATaataaacttaaagaaaacaatgatcctTTACATTGACAGATACCGGTTAAAGATTCATCGTAAATCCATAACCAACTCATAAAAACTACTGTTCTTTCTTCTCTTACATAACCCTACATGTTGACATAAGGTCCCTAAAGAAATTGGATAAAGAATTGTAATAACTGGAGAATGTAATAGATCGAAAAAATCTCAAAACTAAAATTCCTGTGACCACACTGAATGATAAAAGAGAAAACTATCACTTTAAGtgttcttaataaataaaatgtaaacaacgTTTTAAAAGGTTTACCTGAAAATATAGTTGACATAAATGAAAACTAAGAAGATTAATTTCTCCGTCTGACACTTGTTTAATCAAAATCACACAACATAATTTATGAACACTTTCATCTTTATAAATCTTAAAACATAGTTTCTTAATGTAACTAATATAATTCGATCCGACAAACTCAAAAACTGTAACATATCACACTACTAAACTTCAAGTAATGTAATGTATCACATTACTAACCTTCAAGGGTTCACCAGTAAGAGACAAAGAACAGTAGCTCTGTAAAACCAAAAGTCGAAACACTGTCTAAGTAACAGTATTCCATTTCACTCGAACCATAATAGTCAGATCTGTATGAAAAAGTTTAAGTATCTTGACAGAAGCGCTAAAAATACAGTTCTAGTTCAACAACATGTCACAATTACTGACCCAATCATATAATTTGACATAGGGCAGTTTACATTACACACCTCAGTAAGAGCAGGTAGAGAAGTAGCAACAGGCTATGCTAGCATAGTTTCGTGGATATTTTCAAACAACAAGGGAAATCCTAGTTATAGGCAAAAGTAACTGACACAAGAGTTCTACTGAAAACACAGACAGAAGTGTTGATAATAGACCACCCTAACATATACTCTGGAAAATTGGAAGGAAATCACTAAAGATCTAACCAAGTTTAATGTGTCAATAACAACACTGTCACACTTTGATCCACTTGAAGAAAAATAGTCAAAACCAGTCTGCTATGCAATACCAAATAAAACCACAAAATCGAAATGATTTATAGATCTGACTTAATCTGAATGCAACTGGCGCTTCGATTCTGTAAATACTCAGTAAATGGAGAAATGGCAATAGGCACCTCAACATCATCTCTTCCTGAAATAACTACTCAACATCATCTCTTCCTGAAATAACTACTCAACATCATCTCTTCCTGAAATAACTACTCAACATCATCTCTTCCTGAAATAACTACTCAACATCATCTCTTCCTGAAATAACTACTCAACATCATCTCAACATCATCTCTTCCTGAAATAATTACTCAACATCATCTCTTCCTGAAATAACTACTCAACATCATCTCTTCCTGAAATAACTACTCAACATCATCTCTTCCTGAAATAATTACTCAACATCATCTCTTCCTGAAATAACTACTCACATACTCAACATCATCTCTTCCTGAAATAACTACTCAACATCATCTCTTCCTGAAATAACTACTCAACATCATCTCTTCCTGAAATAACTACTCAACATCATCTCTTCCTGAAATAACTACTCAACATCATCTCTTCCTGAAATAACTACTCAACATCACCTCTTCCTGAAATAACTACTCAACATCATCTCTTCCTGAAATAACTACTCAACATCACTCTTCCTGAAATAACTTCCTCACTCTTTTCCTGAAATAACTACTCAACATCACTCTTCCTGACATCAACATCACCTCTTCCTGAAATAACTACTTCAACATCACATCTCTTTCCTGAAATAACTACTCAACATCATCTCTTCCTGAAATAACTACTCAACATCACCTCTTCCTGAAATAACTACTCAACATCACCTCTTCCTGAAATAACTACTCAACATCACCTCTTCCTGAAATAACTACTCAACATCACCTCTTCCTGAAATAACTACTCAACATCACCTCTTCCTGAAATAACTACTCAACATCACCTCTTCCTGAAATAACTACTCAACATCACCTCTTCCTGAAATAACTACTCAACATCACCTCTTCCTGAAATAACTACTCAACATCACCTCTTCCTGAAATAACTACTCAACATCATCTCTTCCTGAAATAACTACTCTGATCGTGAGAAAGTAACTTGGGAATTACAATAGACAAGCTAAAATTTCctctaaattttataatttgtatccAACAAAATCAGGGAATGTCTGTTCGTCGCTAAATCCAACCTCCATTTCGTGTTGGGGTTAAGTAACGCTCGTGTGATTTGCGTACTTACCAGATCGATACAAGGAACCAACAGAAGGTCATTAAGAAAGAGCTGAAATTTACGATAGAATACAGTTTTAAAACCACCAAACTAGActtttattgatttgtttcataaaatccCGCGAACCAGCTATCAACAACACCGACCGTTAGCTCTTGTGTTACTCTAATGGCATTATGGGATTTAGCTCTAACTTTACAATGCATCCAAGTTTTTTAAATCCTAGACATGAATTTTTTTGGTCTACGGGACGCAAACCATTTACTTCTTTGATTCGCCTCACAGTTTCAATTTGTTAGCCTTTAAAGCATGCTAACCTATAAAGAAGCAGTATACCTATGAAATTTCAGTAGCCGTAAACTCTTTGTTGCCAAATTGAGCATGTCGAGAAGATTAGTCCTCCAAAAACCTCACCATTTTTAGGATATGAACCAGAAAGTACTAAAATGAGATATGAGCAACGTCACCTTTAACTGAACTTACCAACGCATAAGAAAAGAAACGAAATCGACCCGACATAGCAGTGGGggttaaggcgctccactcgCAGTCTAAGGGTCGTGAATTTAAACCACCGTCACATCGACGCACTATTTTATTAGCTGAACAAAGTAAGTCTTACAGTCATCGAAACATAGGTTAGAAAGGTGATGTTGGTgcttaacattaattattatattactaattctaatatCAGATGCGTCAATTCCCTTAGTAAGAAGAAAGCTGTATGGTGCTTTCttccaagtggttagggtgctctacttgtaatctgagagtcgcgagctcaaatctccgtcacaccaaacatgctagccctatcagtcgtgggggcgttataatgttatagtcaataccactattcgttggtataagagtagctcaagaattagaggtgggtgatgatgactagctgccttccctctagtgttccagtgctaaattagggacggctaacacagatagccttcatgtaccttgccgaaattcataacaaatcaaACAGAAACGAAATGAATAAattagttaaaagtaaaatatactattcatatgaatataaactaaaataaacaaaataataataataaaatttccaTATGACTGTTTGTTGTCAAACAGGATCTACAGAAAAGGCTATCTTCATTGCAACAACCACAAGAAACAGAACAGGTTTTAAGCAGACATGTCACTAATACACTGGGGAAACATGTCAATCTTATAATACGActgaaaatataatgttataatcattTGAAAGTGTTTAGTACTTAAATGTGAGCATTGGtagaaaaataaactgatttgaagAGTATGAATACGGATTTTTTATATTAAgggtttctttattattaaaacatagtaTTTTTGATAGTTGAAGATATGTTCTTTGGCTCAGATCTCttctatttgtttctttactgATGCTTTTAGAATGATATAATCATTACTATTATGtaggacattaaatatttgagCAGTGACAGAAAGGAACATTTGGTTTgaacattcaatattttattcaaaatctaAAGTTTTGTAATGCTTAAGAGCTAAAATGGTAGTTACTGATTTAGGGGAATACGTTCtttacatttaaagaaacataaaagttTAACACTACGTATAAAACTAAGAAAAGgaaatttagtaatattacagtGGATTAAGAATAGTTTATTGACGTCATCGCATAGGAGCACGTGTTCTTAAGAATACTAAGGTAAAAGTTGGATGAAAaaggtaaatattaatgtttatttattaaagtttgttatttgtttctaaaagaattttaaagaaattcttcGCACGCATTGCaaaatcaatttttattataagtagAAAACTATATACACAAAACTCACAATATCTAACTTGACGAACTTATAATTAATAATTCTGAGCATTACTAAGTTGGTTGTTTAGCAACCAGTGCATGAAATAACCAAAGATTAGTATAGTGTAATACAGTATATTAGTTGTTCTTGAGAGAATTAGCTTTAGCTAAATCTGCTTCCGTCAAGAATAAAGCGTTTTTATCTCCGATTCTTTCGTTAAGATAATAGAACTCAGGACTATAAGCACAGGGCACGGCTTCTTCGGGAAAAGCGCAAGTAAAGGTCAGTTGGTTGAAGACGGTCTGGTTACCACAGAAGAAGCTCCAGTGTCCGACCTCCACAGTTTCATCAGGAAGAATCTGTGGATGGCAGATGTGgaaaatattacagttgttatcaACATCACCATAATAACCAGAATGAAGACCATGGCAGGAAAAGGTAGTTCTTATTGGCCCAACAATTATTTCGGCTCCGTCAGGAAGTTCGTAGGCAGCGCGTTTTTCCTGTAACAGAACACAGTCCATTTAATAGGTTTTGTTTCATCCagtaattttagttaattattagaCTACGCcatatttttgtatgtatgtatataacgTTGTATTTTTAATAAGGAACAAACACAGGAATCTCTACACAGCTCTTTGGTTTATGATGTAGAATACATATATACCAGAATTCATTcttcatatttttcattgtttgaatttcaaaaatcaataaattactcACCCTGGATAAGGCAGCAGCAGATGCAATGCATAGGACAGctagaacattaaaaatattttcatcattcaacaaacaaaatcttctttaaaattgtaattaacgAAAATAAACTTTAGTGCCTATAAAATAAACTCCAATATTGAACATAACTTATTAcactagttttaataataaaatgtagactgTAAAGCTACTATCAGAACTGAGTATTGCCACCTACCGACAGTGATTAGACACTTCATgttgaatataaaatgttttttgggACAGCAACCTGAATGAGGAGACAACGgtaaattacatattataataactaacaaattctttacatttttttgaTATCTAATTAATGAAGAAGTTCCTTGGTATTAATTCGTTAGGAAATGAATAATGAAACTGTTAAGgttaaataaagaattttaatagCAGAAACAGAATTCATCATTCTAACTagtcattttcttttatcaactTTAGCTTTAACTGAATGAATTAGTATTATTTAGTATCAGAAATAATTTGTTGACAATAAAATGAGATAGATTTACCAAATTATAAAACAGAGTTGAAAACTTGATCCACACTCTTGAGAAACTAAAGAATTGTGTCTCAGATCCTAGCTTTTATAGTGAACAATATCCAGGTTTAATGACCTTCATTGCAGTTGACATATACATGTACTTTTAGTTAAGTGTGTCATGGTCACCGGGCAGTGAGAGTTTGAAATAGAAGTCACCTTTAATGAGCATTCCCTTGAAATAGTAAGATGATTATCTGAGACACATCTGTAGCATACATCTTCGATTCTATCTTCGGTTTTACTGTGGtcctatttctttcttttttttcagttaaagatattttcaattttgtaaacATTACCGATAGATctccaaaacaaacagttaattactGTAATATGATTGACAGCAGTATTACTGCGACTTTATTGTTTAGTACCATGGAAGGAACAGGCTTATGTTATGAGCGTACATTTTAACAAAATGACGTCTTTCATTATCATGGTTGGTAACAAATACGATGATACAAAACTCAATAGTTTTTGTTcagtgttattaataactaaattttacTATAACTTTTGGATTCCAATCTGTTGTCACATCTGGGATTCTGTGGTTTTAATCAATTAACGTAATTAACTTGTTTGAATTATTTCGTGAGGGGATAGCAAATGaacatctttataaaaaaaaacgggATGGAATTACAGCTAATGCTCATATACAAATAACGCTTCACAGAATTTGCCTATAGGTGGCACTAGTTTAGTAGAGGATACGTTGGTTAAATCAATTAGAGATGATCGTATATTTTATGAGTTATAACACCGATTGGTATCTGATTGCTAAAACGTATCCTCGATGTTCAAAAAAACGTTTAGTTAATGCAAGCAATTTTTCacaaatgtattaaatacatgaatatacaACCTCAATACCATGCATTTTTCTCATTTAGCTCTTTTCTctcacaaaaataacattttaaagaaacttctcgaacggatttactgttatacgtttattttaatacctacgtgtGTGTCAGTTTGATGCATGAGACGTACGTTGTTGGATAGGCATTGTGCAATGTCCCGcttattctctaaatttatagaaaagtATTGatagtaagaattaacaatatttgttttacgaaaacgctagcgtgttttcgaacattgttgaaggTTCGAAAATCACTCGTGAGTATATAAAAGCAAGCTATCACAACAtgttaagaaaaaacattattgattTGCTACAGtgagtatactataagcctctgAATCTATAATTGGGATtgacacttattaatcggaaaattacagtatttgaccagaaacgtttatagatttcgaacattacaaactgttactAGTGAATTaccagtgaattacttcggatattattatttctaacatTAAATATTGTCGTCGTGTACTTTCGGTTAGCTATATCgaaaaagaattaattttctattcGTGAACgtcaataaaagattcagttccacaCTAGACATaagactcattattgtttgtaaaactcttttatataaactatcatttgtaataactattagtaataatcgttattataaatactatttttatttgtgtattgaaTTATATTCGTGTTAAGAAGGAAAATTATATGTATcgatcttgttggtaaatatcctaagtttgatacatattagcatttaattaacttctaaatgaaATTCAGATTTCCCGTTATTTGAAGTCGCAATATACAACaactgtaacataataaatcaaagaTTCTTcctagataaaatataatacgtaacgcttttaaatgtttctgtttggTCAAAATCATATAAACAGCAATT
Protein-coding regions in this window:
- the LOC143223941 gene encoding uncharacterized protein LOC143223941, translating into MHIALLGFKMLRDPLQFNLGPRFCLLNDENIFNVLAVLCIASAAALSREKRAAYELPDGAEIIVGPIRTTFSCHGLHSGYYGDVDNNCNIFHICHPQILPDETVEVGHWSFFCGNQTVFNQLTFTCAFPEEAVPCAYSPEFYYLNERIGDKNALFLTEADLAKANSLKNN